Proteins encoded together in one Prionailurus viverrinus isolate Anna chromosome B1, UM_Priviv_1.0, whole genome shotgun sequence window:
- the SOWAHB gene encoding ankyrin repeat domain-containing protein SOWAHB encodes MARELSQEALLDFLCQAGGRVTNAALLGHFKSFLRDPDAPPSQHQRRRELFKGFVNSVAAVRQDPDGTKYVVLKRRYRDLLGEEGLQRPRDPPAAAAPTGRAAPCSPQGARQRDPPPQPPRRRRHEKGPEEEPAGAAAPAAHAGCNGLTASRTREAARGGSGRRGGSGHRAGARCAAVETQGRCCWECHQNSLEGLPGEQVLGAVPDPATATATAGDKPARVPLARDDREPPGQQPEGLPAEHAPVPTAPCSPPATVEAAGSGAWPPPLLSLPTSPADQPELLTPSSLHYSILQQQQQRTWEWVARHPQIPKARNQGPIRAWSVLPDNFPQIPSEPNFCVPEPNSEPLDPSLSSHSLLPVVPESCPQNTPLTIFRSIRSQLSLQDLDDFVDQESHGSEESSSGPKESPGGSEEGLQVTLGTPDWRKLRDPAGGLSPKEGSPSRSPQGLRNRGDGHTSQQVSTKANGLVGHPQESFPWPTPKLRRALRRSSQAGRAKLSSSDEECLEQDLLKRTRRPPRSRKPSKAGAVSSPRVDAALTPQPADIKAAAAAEWRPHTPWAEGGEESAALVPHRPEHKSSLVPLDAREHEWIVKLASGSWIHVLTLFWEDPQLALHKDFLTGYTALHWIAKHGDLRALQDFVSSAQKAGVTLDVNVKSSGGYTPLHLAAIHGHQGVIKVLVQRLASRVNVRDSSGKKPWQYLTSNTSGEVWQLLEAPRGRPIFPVYPLVRSSSPTRKAKSREISRNITRKSSFAALLKSQHSKWKLANQYEKFPNPREREEYSD; translated from the coding sequence ATGGCCCGAGAGTTGAGCCAGGAGGCACTACTGGATTTTCTGTGCCAGGCTGGAGGAAGAGTGACCAACGCCGCCTTGCTGGGCCACTTCAAGAGCTTTCTTCGAGACCCCGACGCGCCCCCCAGCCAACACCAGCGCCGCCGCGAGCTCTTCAAGGGCTTCGTCAACTCGGTAGCCGCAGTGCGCCAGGACCCCGACGGCACCAAGTATGTGGTGCTCAAGAGGAGGTACAGGGAccttttgggggaggaggggctgcagcGACCCCGCGACCCGCCCGCTGCCGCCGCCCCTACAGGGAGAGCTGCTCCCTGTTCCCCGCAAGGCGCGCGCCAAAGGGatccgccgccgcagccgcccaGGAGGCGGCGGCACGAGAAGGGGCCAGAGGAGGAGCCAGCAGGTGCCGCAGCCCCAGCCGCCCACGCAGGTTGTAATGGACTCACCGCCAGCCGCACCCGGGAGGCAGCCCGGGGAGGCAgcgggcggaggggcggctctgGCCACAGGGCCGGAGCGAGGTGCGCGGCTGTGGAGACGCAGGGCCGCTGCTGCTGGGAATGCCACCAAAACAGCCTGGAGGGACTCCCGGGCGAGCAGGTGCTCGGCGCAGTCCCAGAccccgccaccgccaccgccaccgccggGGACAAGCCGGCGCGTGTCCCGCTGGCTCGGGATGATCGCGAGCCTCCCGGGCAGCAGCCGGAAGGCTTGCCCGCTGAGCACGCACCGGTGCCCACAGCGCCCTGCTCTCCTCCTGCAACCGTCGAGGCTGCTGGAAGTGGGGCTTGGCCGcctcccctcctgtccctccctACTTCCCCTGCAGACCAGCCAGAGCTGCTGACCCCGAGCTCTCTGCATTATTCCATcctgcagcagcagcaacagcgcACTTGGGAATGGGTGGCCAGACATCCCCAGATACCCAAGGCCCGGAACCAAGGACCCATCAGAGCCTGGTCAGTGCTGCCGGACAATTTCCCCCAGATACCATCTGAGCCCAACTTCTGTGTCCCAGAACCTAACTCAGAGCCTCTAGACCCCTCTCTTTCatctcattctctccttcctgttGTTCCGGAATCCTGTCCCCAGAATACTCCATTGACAATCTTTCGTAGCATTCGTAGTCAGCTGTCCCTCCAAGATCTGGATGACTTTGTGGACCAAGAGAGCCATGGCAGCGAGGAGAGCAGCAGTGGGCCCAAAGAATCCCCAGGGGGTTCTGAAGAGGGGCTGCAAGTTACCCTGGGAACCCCAGATTGGAGAAAGCTCAGGGATCCGGCTGGGGGCCTTTCTCCAAAAGAGGGCAGCCCCAGCAGGAGCCCTCAGGGCCTCAGAAACAGAGGGGATGGTCACACCTCTCAGCAGGTCTCGACAAAGGCTAATGGCCTTGTAGGCCACCCCCAGGAGTCTTTCCCCTGGCCAACTCCTAAGTTAAGGAGAGCCCTCAGGAGGAGCTCACAGGCAGGGAGAGCCAAATTGTCTTCTTCCGATGAGGAGTGTCTTGAGCAGGACTTGCTGAAAAGGACTCGTCGCCCACCACGGTCCAGAAAACCCTCCAAGGCAGGAGCAGTGTCCAGCCCAAGAGTGGATGCTGCTTTGACACCACAACCTGCAGACATtaaggctgctgctgctgctgagtgGCGTCCTCACACCCCCTGGGCCGAGGGTGGGGAGGAATCTGCAGCCTTGGTCCCGCACAGACCTGAGCACAAGTCATCTCTGGTCCCCCTAGATGCCAGGGAGCATGAATGGATCGTGAAGCTTGCCAGTGGCTCTTGGATTCACGTGTTGACTTTGTTTTGGGAAGACCCCCAGCTGGCTCTGCACAAAGACTTCTTGACTGGGTACACGGCCTTGCACTGGATAGCCAAACATGGTGACCTCAGGGCCCTTCAGGACTTTGTCTCTAGTGCACAGAAAGCCGGGGTTACTCTTGATGTAAATGTGAAGTCCAGTGGTGGATATACCCCTCTGCACCTTGCAGCTATTCACGGCCACCAGGGGGTCATCAAAGTGCTAGTGCAGAGGTTGGCTTCTCGGGTCAATGTCCGGGACAGCAGTGGGAAGAAGCCATGGCAGTATCTGACCAGTAATACCTCTGGGGAGGTATGGCAGCTACTGGAAGCCCCTCGGGGAAGGCCCATTTTTCCTGTCTATCCTTTAGTCCGAAGCTCTTCCCCCACCAGGAAGGCCAAGAGCCGGGAAATATCTAGAAATATCACCCGGAAGTCTTCCTTTGCTGCACTACTCAAAAGTCAGCACAGCAAATGGAAATTGGCCAACCAGTATGAGAAATTCCCCAAtccaagggaaagagaagagtatAGTGACTGA